One segment of Allorhodopirellula heiligendammensis DNA contains the following:
- a CDS encoding TIGR03364 family FAD-dependent oxidoreductase — translation MDLPKPDAKMHSATSHGSDLLIIGAGVVGSFYAYHALQRGLKVTLLERHGTPTGATVRNFGQVVPSGLDQDWQRHGRESLRIYREIQSHCDITVRQHGSLYIASNEQECTLIEELRRINAATGYASELWTREQCCERYPHLRADYCQGGLFFPGEVSVNPRQMIHRLHQYLGSFRRFRIHYQTLVQNLESSNSGVIAETSSGERLTASQAILCCGSEFQTLFPAHFQQSEMQLCKLQMLRLRPCPGVTLPGNILTGRSIRRYESFSQCPSWNEIKSNESTTNELVDDPMGRWGIHILFKQDSDGGIILGDSHEYAPASQPDQLDFELKAEINDCMVAEAQRIMGFPHWDIETSWSGIYSQTADPTGVYCKNPMPNVYITTGIGGKGMTSSAGFTKHHLDELLGEIPTSCSGD, via the coding sequence ATGGACCTTCCTAAGCCCGACGCCAAAATGCACTCCGCCACTTCGCATGGATCCGATTTGCTAATCATTGGCGCAGGCGTCGTGGGGAGCTTCTACGCATACCACGCGTTGCAGCGTGGCTTGAAGGTAACGCTTCTCGAACGCCATGGAACACCCACCGGTGCAACCGTTCGCAATTTTGGACAGGTAGTGCCTTCCGGCCTGGATCAGGATTGGCAGCGTCATGGTCGAGAAAGCCTGCGAATCTACCGCGAGATTCAGTCACACTGCGACATCACAGTTCGCCAACATGGCAGCCTCTACATTGCATCGAATGAGCAAGAGTGCACGCTGATTGAGGAGTTGCGACGCATCAATGCGGCAACGGGGTACGCCTCGGAACTTTGGACGCGAGAACAATGCTGCGAGCGGTACCCGCACCTGCGCGCCGACTACTGCCAAGGCGGACTGTTCTTCCCTGGCGAAGTATCGGTCAATCCGCGTCAAATGATCCACAGGTTGCACCAATACCTAGGCAGTTTCCGTCGCTTTCGAATCCACTACCAAACGCTCGTTCAGAATCTGGAATCATCCAACAGCGGCGTCATCGCAGAGACATCCAGTGGCGAGAGACTGACCGCTTCCCAGGCGATTCTATGTTGCGGGAGCGAGTTCCAGACTCTTTTCCCAGCTCACTTTCAACAGAGTGAGATGCAACTATGCAAACTGCAAATGTTACGACTGCGCCCGTGCCCTGGCGTCACACTGCCCGGGAACATTTTAACCGGTCGATCGATTCGCCGTTATGAGAGTTTTTCGCAGTGTCCGTCTTGGAACGAAATTAAGAGCAACGAATCCACGACAAATGAGCTGGTGGACGATCCCATGGGGCGATGGGGCATCCATATTCTGTTCAAGCAAGATTCCGATGGTGGAATCATTCTGGGAGACTCACACGAATACGCTCCCGCCAGTCAGCCCGACCAACTGGATTTTGAACTGAAAGCGGAAATTAATGACTGCATGGTCGCCGAGGCCCAACGCATCATGGGTTTTCCGCACTGGGATATTGAGACGTCATGGTCGGGAATCTACAGCCAAACGGCAGACCCAACGGGAGTCTACTGCAAAAACCCGATGCCCAATGTGTACATCACAACGGGAATCGGTGGCAAAGGGATGACCAGCAGCGCGGGCTTCACCAAACATCACCTTGACGAACTGCTGGGCGAGATCCCCACCAGCTGCTCCGGAGATTGA